A DNA window from Aureibaculum sp. 2308TA14-22 contains the following coding sequences:
- a CDS encoding alpha/beta hydrolase → MMSFSIDFISLNGSLFSKYLGRKVKFRLMAPGNYRSTEERFPVLLMNDGQDFKAMDLEKTISDSYLNRKIRPFVYVGIETNENRLHEYGTASSGDFKGRGKKANNYSKFIIEEFIPFLKGEFKVSHHGIDWVYVGMSLGGISAFDIVYNNPQYFSKVGVFSGSFWWRKKAYVKNDMADRSRIILNVIKNGNYSPHLKFWLQVGTLDETADRNSNGIIDAIDDTKDVVKELSLKGYSIPYDITYLEVENGKHDLPTWGKVFPEFIKWAFKVKVKIPS, encoded by the coding sequence ATGATGAGTTTTAGTATAGATTTTATAAGTTTAAATGGAAGCCTTTTTTCAAAATACCTAGGTAGAAAAGTAAAATTCCGCTTGATGGCCCCTGGTAATTATAGAAGTACTGAAGAACGTTTTCCGGTACTGTTGATGAATGATGGGCAAGACTTTAAAGCGATGGATTTGGAGAAAACTATTTCTGATTCCTATTTGAATAGAAAAATAAGACCATTTGTTTATGTTGGTATAGAAACCAATGAAAATAGATTGCATGAATATGGAACGGCGTCTTCTGGCGATTTTAAAGGAAGAGGAAAAAAAGCCAATAACTATTCAAAATTTATCATCGAAGAATTTATACCTTTTTTAAAGGGAGAATTTAAGGTTTCCCACCATGGTATCGATTGGGTTTATGTAGGTATGTCTTTAGGCGGGATATCCGCGTTTGATATCGTTTATAACAATCCTCAATATTTTAGTAAAGTTGGTGTTTTTAGCGGTTCGTTTTGGTGGCGTAAAAAAGCGTACGTAAAAAATGATATGGCGGATAGGAGCAGAATTATTTTAAATGTCATAAAAAACGGAAATTACAGTCCACATTTAAAGTTTTGGTTGCAAGTGGGTACTTTAGATGAAACCGCAGACAGAAATAGCAATGGAATTATAGATGCCATTGATGATACTAAAGATGTTGTAAAAGAATTAAGTTTAAAAGGGTATTCAATTCCTTACGATATAACTTACTTAGAAGTTGAAAATGGAAAACATGACTTGCCGACTTGGGGCAAAGTTTTTCCTGAGTTTATAAAATGGGCATTCAAAGTAAAGGTAAAAATACCTTCATAG
- a CDS encoding alpha/beta hydrolase-fold protein, producing the protein MAQVQHSQYFSNTLNRNINLEVTGHWGHPILMFPSSGGKYTQNSDFGLNESVMKYVDEGRIKLYNVETIDMMSFYADDLPEDVIIHNYELYMQFLKNELIPYIQDECNTHRLAVAGCSFGGFHAANTAFRFPDVVSHLFSLSGVFNIRNFTPHIDDMRVYFNCPNEFMANEEDTWKYNHMHIVLSTSDWDSCKPKNENMAGILESKGIPYWYDEKKWIEHDWPLWKMVFPEYVEKYF; encoded by the coding sequence ATGGCTCAAGTACAACATTCACAATATTTTTCTAATACATTAAATAGAAATATTAATCTTGAAGTTACAGGACACTGGGGGCATCCTATTTTAATGTTTCCATCCTCTGGAGGAAAATATACACAGAATAGTGATTTTGGGTTAAACGAATCCGTTATGAAGTATGTTGATGAAGGAAGAATTAAACTTTATAATGTTGAAACCATTGACATGATGAGCTTTTATGCTGATGATTTGCCTGAAGATGTAATAATTCACAATTACGAATTGTACATGCAGTTTCTTAAAAATGAATTAATCCCTTACATTCAAGACGAGTGTAATACGCATAGGCTTGCTGTGGCAGGTTGTAGTTTTGGGGGGTTTCATGCCGCAAATACTGCATTTCGGTTTCCAGATGTAGTTTCGCATTTATTTTCATTGTCGGGTGTATTCAATATCAGAAATTTTACACCACATATAGATGATATGCGTGTTTACTTCAACTGCCCAAATGAATTTATGGCCAATGAAGAGGATACCTGGAAGTACAACCATATGCACATTGTATTAAGTACATCAGATTGGGATAGTTGTAAACCTAAAAACGAAAATATGGCAGGTATTTTAGAATCAAAAGGGATACCCTATTGGTACGACGAAAAAAAGTGGATAGAACATGATTGGCCATTATGGAAAATGGTTTTTCCAGAATATGTAGAGAAATATTTTTGA
- a CDS encoding DUF2911 domain-containing protein, with product MNYKKLLIVFLCLGTMSLTAQIKTPAPSPYSKLMQTVGLTDVEVEYSRPAMRGRTIFGDLVPFNKIWRTGANARTKITFGNDVTIDGNTLKKGTYAIFTKPTADAWEVYFYTDYAGGGAPQTLDESKVALKTTVKTQSIPMDIQSFTITIDDLTDNSGVLGIMWEKTYVGVKFNVPTDAIAAKSIENVMSGPSANDYHSAASYYRNSGKDLKQALVWSTKATEMNKSAFWMMREKSLIHAALGDKKGAIEAAKKSLEVAEKAGNAAYIKMNKESIAEWSK from the coding sequence ATGAACTACAAAAAACTTTTAATCGTATTTTTATGTTTAGGTACGATGAGCCTAACTGCTCAAATTAAAACACCAGCACCAAGTCCTTATTCTAAATTGATGCAAACTGTTGGTTTAACAGATGTTGAAGTAGAATATTCAAGACCTGCAATGAGGGGCAGAACTATTTTTGGAGATCTAGTTCCCTTTAATAAAATATGGAGAACTGGTGCTAACGCTCGAACCAAAATTACATTTGGAAATGATGTTACCATTGATGGCAATACACTAAAAAAAGGAACATATGCCATTTTTACCAAGCCAACTGCTGATGCTTGGGAAGTATATTTTTATACAGATTATGCTGGTGGTGGAGCTCCTCAGACTTTGGATGAAAGCAAAGTAGCTTTAAAAACCACAGTAAAAACACAATCCATTCCTATGGATATTCAATCATTTACAATCACCATTGATGATTTAACCGATAATTCAGGTGTATTGGGTATTATGTGGGAAAAAACCTATGTTGGTGTTAAATTTAATGTGCCTACAGATGCTATTGCCGCTAAAAGTATTGAAAACGTAATGAGCGGGCCAAGTGCCAATGATTACCATAGTGCGGCAAGTTATTACAGAAATTCAGGTAAAGATTTAAAGCAAGCCTTAGTGTGGTCAACCAAAGCAACAGAAATGAATAAAAGTGCTTTTTGGATGATGCGAGAAAAATCATTAATTCATGCAGCATTGGGTGATAAAAAAGGTGCTATAGAAGCTGCAAAAAAATCATTGGAAGTTGCTGAAAAAGCTGGAAATGCTGCTTATATTAAAATGAACAAAGAATCCATTGCAGAATGGTCTAAATAA
- a CDS encoding DUF2911 domain-containing protein, producing MKNLKLLLVFALVTSLSFAQKSPRQQTSGTIDGVTIAIDYSAPSVKGRTIWGGLEKYGKVWRAGADKNTTISFDTDVTIDGEELPAGKYGFFIIPKKDDDWTIIFSTKNDAWGASGYSESDDALRIDITPEFGDENQEQLFYGVMDSEIIFAWEKAKLSIPVEAM from the coding sequence ATGAAAAATTTAAAACTCTTATTGGTTTTCGCTTTAGTAACAAGCTTAAGCTTTGCTCAAAAAAGTCCTAGACAACAAACTAGTGGCACTATTGATGGTGTTACTATTGCTATAGATTACAGTGCACCTAGTGTAAAAGGTAGAACTATCTGGGGCGGTCTAGAAAAATATGGTAAAGTTTGGAGAGCTGGTGCTGACAAAAACACAACAATTTCTTTTGACACCGATGTTACAATTGACGGTGAAGAATTACCTGCCGGTAAGTATGGTTTCTTTATTATCCCAAAAAAAGATGATGACTGGACCATAATTTTTAGCACGAAAAATGATGCTTGGGGAGCCTCTGGTTACTCAGAAAGTGACGATGCTTTGCGTATAGATATTACTCCAGAATTTGGTGATGAAAACCAAGAACAACTATTTTATGGTGTAATGGATAGCGAAATAATTTTTGCTTGGGAAAAAGCAAAATTGTCAATTCCGGTTGAAGCCATGTAA